The following coding sequences are from one Coffea arabica cultivar ET-39 chromosome 11e, Coffea Arabica ET-39 HiFi, whole genome shotgun sequence window:
- the LOC140021287 gene encoding uncharacterized protein, translating to MAALQPSAEGQGLSPTKKKSFSQLFSQPATSSIHIQQASVYKGEAAVVFSKADADKLAAPFQWALVGKFSHGRPSLEDIRKFFASLNLKDHVSIGLMDYRHVLIKCMAEADFNRIWMRGIWQLGKYPMRVFRWTREFHVLRESSLVPVWVVLPALPIHYFDKHSLFSILSPVGRPLFLDSATAAGTRPSLARVCVELDVAKSFTQRVWVAVEGESGFWQRIVPENMPLYCSSCSRLGHSQEQCKKNVTEVGSRYLYKHNTKLQRDLSLEVNNVQVSNLDLVKNPDANLEKTTDAVTDSDEVQRTEMGNYAEKLKGAVVEEVCTATKVQEVSKPDDHLIQLGVTKLSSSAGFEQPQNDLAMELPVREERREMENQLEKVHGNEYQGTRFETNINPTDKLQSKADKNSLHHLNTDHQVVIVAASKPTTYDVQGNLNTAHMREQALVGEQLLMQKHSEQVHGNDEGTQATSSEASKEKLQSMADNNSLEHLYVELRGVENFGPTEHGIVEVNSPTVAGNLSPIPGVPQENLPESSGPSSSIDQSGGADRNPKQKRTKVDERRELWSSLLADKPSFLPWCIGGDFNVIVAPHEKRGGRPFAITEGVEFLSFMEEAGVFDVGFSGPNFTWSNNRRSRARISKRLDRFLVNGACLDLSYNISVLHLARHPSDHSPLKLSFVAQSDTKPRPFRFLNVWTTKPQLLEVIRQAWTQDVNGSPMRALCSKLLATRKAIQTWNKEHFGNVIDNVRSAEMAVQRTEEVVDQDDSEECQIELKKAQAELRYALSIEEQFWRQKARVKWLRQGDTNSKYFHAIVRQRRAQAMIHRIKKANGVWVDNEADIASEATTYFSELFSDSLGSSADMLQLIPPMISGEDNVKLEEIPSIEEVFRVLKAMDEESAAGPDGFTGKFFTFAWQVIAQDVYKAVLSFFCGAELPRFITSTSIVLIPKVPNPQDFSQFRPISLCNFFNKLLSRILADRVAGILPKIISPQQTGFVKGRNITENFLLAQEVISGMAKKNRGGNVVMKLDMSKAYDRVAWSHIINVLRRFGFGERFIDMVWRMISNVWFSVIINGSSYGFFKSSRGLREGDPLSPALFIIGAEVLSRALNNLVMQPRFVSFKVPYGCPSITHLAFADDVLIFANGSSFSLKAIMKVLDDYQRCSGQLLNVQKSCYLVHPSVSMARRRLLDRISRFARKSFPIRYLGFPLYIGRCKSSYFGEVCHAILARILSWKSRLLSFGGKIILIKHVLSSIPVHLMSAAVIPSSVFKTIEKACSAFLWGSSPEESKLHWIRWPQLCYPVEEGGIGFRRLCDVYTSFSSKLWWKFRTESSLWSTFMKAKYCKCLHPCQVELRPTDSAIWRRMLNVSRQVELSILWVAKYGACHFWYDNWLGSGALFLKVPVIPNLTFRNFVNNGHWDLNLLYHTLPKEIAYSISEQMVPEEGSIAEVFWMPTTTGNFSLHSAFGDIRQTRPTSMVFASIWHSLIPLKVSFFMLRLLLRRIPTPDKLRKFGFHLPSKCFCCTEPSEESIEHLFSNGHIASFLWNYFGGLCGIKFSGSFLRARIVDWWLNSQDSELRRIICRILPSVICWQIRKARNKAMFEGVQMQSSAIRQAIFSEIQSMVGIHFKQLIRLQSFCQLYDWSKAPGGTVVYQGIRWETKETGRYTLNTDGCAKGNPGIGGGGGILRDSTGLPMIGFSAYLGETTCLRAEACALLIGLQICIHNGFGNICVQSDSLVLIGIIQRRTQCPWKIRRYVNQIWQLLDDPPRFTHCYREANTVADALSNVGISHPDKQIEVYDTFSKFPRLARGAIRLDRIGIPSIRKMRIM from the exons ATGGCTGCCCTTCAGCCGTCGGCTGAGGGGCAAGGATTATcacctacaaaaaaaaaatctttttctcAACTTTTTTCTCAGCCGGCAACATCGTCTATCCACATTCAGCAGGCTTCTGTCTACAAGGGAGAAGCTGCAGTAGTTTTTTCTAAAGCAGATGCAGACAAACTTGCAGCGCCGTTTCAATGGGCTTTGGTGGGAAAATTTTCTCACGGCCGACCTTCTTTGGAAGACATTCGAAAGTTTTTTGCTTCTTTAAACCTGAAGGATCATGTTTCTATTGGATTGATGGACTATAGGCATGTTCTCATTAAGTGCATGGCTGAAGCTGACTTCAACAGAATTTGGATGAGAGGGATTTGGCAACTGGGTAAATATCCGATGCGTGTGTTTAGATGGACAAGGGAGTTTCATGTGCTTAGGGAATCATCTCTGGTTCCGGTTTGGGTAGTTCTTCCAGCTCTGCCTATTCATTATTTCGACAAACATTCATTATTCTCCATACTTTCTCCAGTAGGAAGACCACTGTTTCTAGATTCGGCAACGGCAGCTGGGACTCGACCAAGTTTGGCCAGGGTATGTGTGGAGCTCGATGTAGCGAAATCTTTTACACAAAGAGTTTGGGTGGCTGTTGAAGGGGAGTCTGGATTTTGGCAACGGATTGTGCCAGAGAATATGCCATTGTATTGTTCATCTTGTTCACGTTTGGGTCATTCCCAAGAGCAATGCAAGAAGAATGTAACTGAGGTTGGGTCTCGGTATCTATATAAGCATAACACGAAGCTGCAGAGGGATCTATCGTTAGAAGTTAATAATGTTCAAGTGTCTAATTTAGACCTCGTGAAAAACCCAGATGCTAACTTGGAAAAAACAACAGATGCCGTGACTGATTCCGACGAAGTGCAGCGTACTGAGATGGGCAATTATGCTGAAAAACTAAAAGGTGCAGTGGTGGAGGAAGTTTGTACTGCCACAAAGGTTCAAGAAGTTAGTAAGCCTGATGATCACCTAATTCAGCTTGGAGTAACTAAGTTGTCTTCCTCTGCTGGATTTGAACAACCACAAAATGATCTTGCAATGGAGCTGCCAGTTCGTGAGGAACGAAGGGAAATGGAAAACCAGCTGGAAAAGGTCCACGGGAATGAATACCAAGGGACCCGTTTTGAAACTAATATAAATCCCACAGACAAACTTCAGAGTAAGGCCGACAAAAATTCTCTTCATCATCTAAATACTGATCACCAAGTGGTGATAGTTGCTGCATCCAAGCCGACAACATATGATGTGCAAGGGAATTTGAATACGGCTCATATGAGGGAGCAAGCACTTGTTGGGGAACAATTGTTAATGCAAAAGCATTCAGAACAGGTCCATGGAAATGATGAAGGGACCCAAGCTACATCGTCTGAAGCATCAAAAGAGAAACTTCAGTCCATGGCCGACAATAACTCTTTGGAGCATCTCTATGTTGAGTTGCGAGGAGTGGAGAATTTCGGTCCTACAGAGCATGGGATAGTGGAGGTTAATTCACCAACTGTTGCAGGAAATTTGTCTCCCATACCGGGTGTCCCACAAGAAAATTTGCCTGAATCATCAGGTCCTTCTTCAAGTATTGATCAATCAGGGGGGGCTGACCGTAATCCCAAACAAAAAAGGACAAAAG TTGACGAGAGGCGTGAGTTATGGTCCTCATTGTTAGCTGATAAGCCTAGTTTTCTTCCTTGGTGTATTGGGGGTGATTTTAATGTTATTGTGGCACCTCATGAAAAAAGGGGAGGTCGTCCATTTGCTATAACAGAAGGAGTGGAATTTCTGTCTTTCATGGAGGAGGCTGGAGTATTTGATGTAGGCTTCTCAGGACCCAATTTTACATGGTCAAACAATCGACGAAGTAGAGCTCGGATTTCAAAGAGGTTAGACAGGTTCTTAGTCAACGGGGCATGTCTGGATCTTTCTTATAACATTTCTGTCCTTCACTTGGCTAGACATCCATCTGACCATTCACCGTTAAAGCTCTCATTTGTTGCTCAATCAGATACTAAGCCGCGTCCATTTCGATTTTTGAATGTGTGGACAACTAAACCACAACTCTTGGAGGTAATACGCCAGGCTTGGACTCAAGATGTCAATGGATCTCCGATGCGTGCTCTATGTTCTAAATTATTGGCAACAAGAAAAGCCATTCAGACATGGAACAAAGAACACTTTGGAAACGTGATCGATAATGTGCGATCTGCAGAAATGGCGGTGCAACGGACAGAAGAAGTGGTAGATCAAGATGATTCGGAGGAGTGCCAGATTGAACTCAAAAAGGCTCAGGCGGAGCTGAGATATGCATTatcaattgaagaacaattttgGAGGCAAAAGGCTAGGGTAAAATGGCTTCGACAGGGAGATACTAATTCAAAGTATTTTCATGCGATAGTAAGACAGAGACGGGCTCAAGCTATGATTCATCGTATAAAAAAAGCCAATGGTGTTTGGGTGGACAATGAAGCTGATATAGCAAGTGAAGCAACCACCTATTTCTCTGAACTTTTCTCAGATTCTTTGGGATCATCTGCAGATATGCTACAACTCATTCCACCTATGATTTCAGGAGAGGATAATGTGAAGTTGGAAGAAATCCCTtcaattgaagaggtttttagAGTCCTGAAGGCAATGGATGAAGAAAGTGCTGCTGGCCCAGATGGATTCACgggaaaattttttacttttgcatGGCAAGTAATCGCCCAAGATGTCTACAAGGCGGTACTCAGTTTTTTCTGTGGAGCAGAGCTACCTCGTTTCATCACCTCTACTTCAATTGTTCTAATTCCAAAGGTGCCAAATCCTcaagatttttctcaatttagACCCATCAGCCTATGTAACTTCTTCAACAAGTTATTATCAAGGATCTTGGCAGACAGAGTGGCGGGAATATTGCCAAAAATTATTTCTCCCCAGCAGACAGGATTTGTGAAGGGTCGCAATATAACCGAAAACTTCCTACTTGCACAGGAGGTGATATCGGGTATGGCGAAAAAGAATAGAGGTGGTAATGTGGTTATGAAACTAGACATGTCTAAGGCATATGACAGAGTGGCATGGAGTCATATTATCAATGTTCTGAGAAGGTTCGGTTTTGGTGAGAGATTCATTGATATGGTTTGGCGAATGATTTCTAATGTCTGGTTTTCCGTCATTATAAATGGATCCTCATATGGTTTTTTCAAGTCTTCGAGAGGACTCCGTGAGGGGGACCCATTATCACCAGCATTATTTATTATAGGGGCAGAGGTGTTATCTAGAGCACTGAATAATCTTGTCATGCAACCAAGATTTGTGAGTTTCAAAGTTCCATATGGATGCCCGTCTATTACTCACTTGGCATTTGCGGATGATGTTCTTATATTTGCAAATGGATCCTCATTTTCCCTGAAGGCTATCATGAAAGTGTTAGATGATTATCAAAGATGCTCGGGCCAATTACTAAATGTACAAAAAAGCTGTTATCTGGTTCATCCATCTGTATCAATGGCAAGACGACGGCTGCTTGATCGCATCTCTAGGTTTGCCCGCAAGTCATTTCCAATACGCTATTTAGGGTTTCCGCTCTACATTGGAAGATGCAAATCATCTTATTTTGGAGAAGTTTGTCACGCAATACTAGCAAGGATTCTGTCTTGGAAATCAAGGTTACTTTCCTTTGGAGGAAAAATTATTCTAATCAAGCATGTATTATCATCAATTCCAGTTCACCTAATGTCAGCTGCAGTGATTCCCAGCTCGGTGTTTAAAACTATAGAAAAGGCATGCTCGGCATTCCTCTGGGGATCCTCACCCGAGGAATCGAAGCTTCATTGGATACGTTGGCCTCAATTGTGCTATCCAGTTGAGGAAGGGGGAATTGGATTTCGGAGATTATGCGACGTCTACACATCCTTTTCCTCCAAGTTATGGTGGAAATTCCGAACAGAATCATCACTGTGGTCGACCTTCATGAAAGCAAAGTATTGTAAATGTTTGCACCCTTGTCAGGTAGAACTCAGGCCAACGGATTCGGCAATTTGGCGAAGGATGCTCAATGTGAGCCGGCAAGTGGAACTCTCAATATTATGGGTGGCCAAATATGGGGCGTGTCATTTTTGGTACGATAACTGGTTGGGGAGTGGTGCATTGTTTCTAAAGGTTCCAGTTATCCCAAATTTGACGTTCCGAAACTTCGTAAACAACGGCCATTGGGATTTGAATCTTCTATACCACACATTGCCAAAGGAAATTGCTTATTCCATCTCAGAACAAATGGTCCCAGAAGAAGGAAGTATAGCTGAAGTCTTTTGGATGCCCACAACAACTGGAAATTTCTCTCTACATTCGGCTTTTGGGGACATTAGGCAGACCCGACCCACGTCTATGGTATTTGCTTCCATTTGGCACTCTCTGATACCtttgaaagtttcatttttcatgttGAGACTACTTCTGAGGAGAATACCGACACCGGATAAGCTTCGTaaatttggtttccatttgCCGTCAAAGTGCTTTTGCTGTACTGAGCCTTCCGAGGAGTCTATTGAGCATTTATTCTCCAATGGACACATTGCGTCATTCCtttggaattattttggagggttaTGTGGAATAAAATTCTCAGGATCTTTTCTACGAGCACGCATAGTAGATTGGTGGTTGAATTCACAGGATTCTGAGTTGCGAAGGATTATTTGCCGTATTCTTCCTAGTGTAATTTGCTGGCAGATTCGGAAGGCAAGGAACAAAGCAATGTTTGAGGGTGTCCAGATGCAATCATCGGCCATTCGCCAAGCCATCTTCTCAGAAATCCAATCCATGGTAGGAATACATTTTAAACAATTGATAAGACTACAATCCTTTTGTCAATTGTATGATTGGTCAAAAGCACCTGGGGGTACGGTTGTATATCAAGGTATCCGCTGGGAAACCAAAGAGACAGGGAGGTATACTCTTAACACTGATGGATGTGCTAAGGGTAATCCAGGAATAGGTGGAGGTGGGGGCATACTCCGGGATTCCACTGGATTACCAATGATTGGTTTCTCGGCATATCTGGGAGAAACTACATGTCTCCGTGCAGAGGCTTGTGCCCTTCTTATTGGTCTTCAGATCTGTATACATAACGGTTTTGGAAACATATGTGTACAATCAGATTCATTGGTTTTAATTGGGATCATTCAACGTCGTACTCAGTGTCCGTGGAAAATTCGAAGATACGTCAACCAGATTTGGCAGTTATTAGATGATCCACCTAGATTCACGCACTGCTATCGGGAGGCTAACACAGTTGCTGATGCTTTATCCAATGTGGGTATATCTCATCCAGATAAACAAATTGAGGTTTACGATACTTTCAGTAAATTCCCAAGGTTGGCTCGTGGGGCAATCCGTTTGGACAGAATAGGGATACCTTCAATTAGAAAAATGAGGATTATGTAA